The genome window CCGACGCGCCCGCCGTCACGGTGGGCTGCGACGCCGCCGAGGTGATCCGCGAGCGGGCCGCCTTCTGGTCCGCGCTGGCCGAGGACGAGGGCCGGGCCTGGCAGCTGCACGGCGCGCAGGCGCCCGCGCCGGTGCCGGTGCAGCGCGGCGACCTGGCCGCCGCGCTGGACGCGCTGCTCGGCAACGTCTTCCGGCACACCCCCGTCGGCACCGCCTTCGCCGTCGACGTGCTGGCCACCGAGCGGACCGTGATCGTGCTGGTCGGCGACGCCGGGGCGGGCTTCGACGACCCCTCGGCGGCGCTGCGGCGCGGCGGCGGCCACGGCGGCGAGGGCTCCACCGGCCTCGGCCTGGACATCGTGCGCAAGCTCGCCGAGGCGGCCGGCGGCGACCTGGCGCTGGGCCGCTCGGCGGTGCTCGGCGGGGCCGAGATCCGGCTGCGGCTGGGCGCCGGCACCACGTTGCCGCAGCCGCCGGCCCGGCGGCTCGGGCGGGCCCGGCGGCGCGGCGAGCAGGAGCGGGCCGGCGAGGCGCGCTGAGGCGCCGTCAGCCGTCAGGCGACGGGGGGCCTCCTACGGGATCTTCCTTAACTCCGGCCTAAGGGACGGCTACCCGAGCCTGAGCGCCCGCCTTGCCCGGATTTCGGCCCGCTAGCGTCGGCGGCGCCGCGTGCGGGCCCATCCGCCCCGCGGCCCCTGACGCCGTTTCGAGGAGCGCCGATGACCAAGCAGACCGCCCGCCGCCCCGGGCACCGCCGCCGTGGCCGCAAGGGACTGGTGATCGGCGCCGGCGCGGTCGCGGCCGCCGTGGTCGCCGGCGGGGTCGCGGCGCTGGCCTCCAGCGCCAGCGCCGCCACCATCGGCGCCGTGTACAGCCGCACCAGCACCTGGGACGGCGGCTACACCGGCCAGTACCTGATCAGCAGCGACGCTGGCCCGGTCGACGACTGGACGCTCAGCTTCGACCTGCCGGCCGGCGCCTCGCTCTCCTCGCTGTGGAACGCGGTCTACGTGGTCAGCGGGCAGCACGTGACGGTCCGTCCGGAGTCCTGGGACCGGCGGATCGGCGCCGGGCAGAGCGTGGACGTCGGCTTCGTGGTGCAGGGCGCGGGCGCGGCCCAGGCCGAGCCGGCGAACTGCCTGATCGACGACGTCTCCTGCAAGGCGGGCGACGGGCCCACGCCGGTGCCGTCCGGCCGGCCCGGCACGCCCGTGCCGAGCCCCGTGCCGAGCGCGCCCGCCACCAGCGCCCGGCCCACCCCGAGCTCGACTCCCGCACCGACCCTCAAGCCGACGCCGACCCCCAAGCCGACTTCGACGCCGACACCGGTGCCGACCCCGACGACCGGGACGCCGGGCGGTGCCGGGTTCGCGCCCTACGTGGACACCTCGCTCTACCCGCCCTACGACCTGGTGGCCACCGCCAAGGCGAGCGGCGTAAAGAACTTCACCCTGGCCTTCGTGGTGTCCGGCGGCGGCTGCGTGCCCAAGTGGGGCGGAGTCACCGACCTCGCCTCGGACCCGGTGGCCGGACAGATCGGCGCGCTGCGGGCGATCGGCGGCGACGTGCGGGTCTCGTTCGGCGGTGCCAACGGCAGCGAGCTGGCGACCGCCTGCGGCTCGGCCGCCGACCTGGCCGCCGCCTACCAGCAGGTGGTGGACGCCTACGGCCTGACCAAGCTGGACTTCGACGTGGAGGGCGGCGCGCTCGCCGACACCGCCGCCAACACCCGCCGCGACCAGGCGATCGCCCAGCTCCAGCAGACCGCCGCGGCCAAGGGCCGGGCGCTGGACGTCTCCTTCACCCTGCCCGCGCTGCCGACCGGCCTGACCCAGGACGGCATCGCCCTGGTCACCGGGGCGAAGGCCGCCGGGGTGCGGATCGGCGCCGTCAACATCATGGCGATGGACTACGGCGACGGGGTGGCGCCCGCTCCGAGCGGCCGGATGGGCACCTACGCGATCGACGCGGCCACCGCCACCCAGGCCCAGCTGAAGAGCGTGCTCGGCCTGGACGACGCGGACGCCTGGGCGAAGACCGCGGTCACCCCGATGATCGGCGTCAACGACGTCTCCACCGAGGTCTTCACGGTCGCCGACGCCCAGCAGCTGGCCGCCTTCGCGAGCGGCAAGCACCTCGCCTGGCTCGCCATGTGGAGCGCCACCCGGGACCAGCCCTGCGCCGGCGGGGCCAAGCCGACCGCCGACGCCAGCTGCAGCAGCATCGACCAGCGGGCGCTGGACTTCACCAAGGCGCTGGGCGGCTACACCGGCTGACCCGCCGTCAACCGCCGGGCGGACCCCACGGGCCGCCCGGCGGCGCGGTGTGCGGTGACGGAAGGCGACCGGAACTGGTCCCCACAACCTCTCGCGCAGCACACGCCCCGGCCGTACCCCTCCGGTATGGTCGATGGCTGGTCGATCGGCCGTCGGAGATGGAGCGGGCAAAGTGACAGTGGTGCATGAGGACCAGCGGGCGGCGCCGGCCGCCCACCGGCCCGGTCCGCCGGCTGCCCGGGAGTGGCGACACAGGGTCACCGAGCCGATCCGCGCGGTCCGCGAGGCGCCCCGGGGGTCGGTGCTGGCCGCCGGCGCCTTCGCCGTCGTCTCGCTGTTCGCCTACGCCTTCGTCCGGCACCTGC of Kitasatospora viridis contains these proteins:
- a CDS encoding glycoside hydrolase family 18 protein codes for the protein MTKQTARRPGHRRRGRKGLVIGAGAVAAAVVAGGVAALASSASAATIGAVYSRTSTWDGGYTGQYLISSDAGPVDDWTLSFDLPAGASLSSLWNAVYVVSGQHVTVRPESWDRRIGAGQSVDVGFVVQGAGAAQAEPANCLIDDVSCKAGDGPTPVPSGRPGTPVPSPVPSAPATSARPTPSSTPAPTLKPTPTPKPTSTPTPVPTPTTGTPGGAGFAPYVDTSLYPPYDLVATAKASGVKNFTLAFVVSGGGCVPKWGGVTDLASDPVAGQIGALRAIGGDVRVSFGGANGSELATACGSAADLAAAYQQVVDAYGLTKLDFDVEGGALADTAANTRRDQAIAQLQQTAAAKGRALDVSFTLPALPTGLTQDGIALVTGAKAAGVRIGAVNIMAMDYGDGVAPAPSGRMGTYAIDAATATQAQLKSVLGLDDADAWAKTAVTPMIGVNDVSTEVFTVADAQQLAAFASGKHLAWLAMWSATRDQPCAGGAKPTADASCSSIDQRALDFTKALGGYTG